AAATCCGAATCGGCGACGCGGCTGTCCGGGCCGGCAAGCGCCGGTACTGCAGCGGCGATGCGCATGGGTATCAGCGCCGTGTGTATGGCCCACGGAAACCCATCGACGAGCCGGGTCCGCTCCAGCAGCAATGCGGGTTCGTCGCAGCCATACTGCAGGGCCTCGCTCCGGTCCAGTTGCCGCTGCCCCACCAGGCGATGCGAGGGAACCCGGCCCTGACGGCGCACGGTCTCCGAAAAGCCGAGCAGGTAGCCGGGAGAGCGGTGCAGGGCAGGCCGCGACACAAAGGTCCCGACGCCCTGGCGCCGCTGCAGAAGCCCCTCGGCCAGTAGCACGTCAATGGCCTTTACGACCGTGCCCCGGCTCACCCCGAACTTGAGGCAGAGCTGCGCCTCGCTGGGCAGAAGGTCGCCTGGCACCCATTTGCCTGCACGAATGCCGTCGCGGAGCTCGTCCGCCAGGACCGCGTAGCGCGGTTTTCCTGCGTTCCGGTGTGGGGTCATCGGGAGGATTCCTTGTGTGGAACTGCGATTGTGCAAAATGACTACTTGACTAGTCAACTGAATAATTATATTTTCAAGCCTTACCCGTGCTTCAACCTCATCGCTGTCGGCTAATGCGACAAACTCATCCAACAAGGGGACACGCCATGCGAAAGATACTGTTGGTCCTTACCGCCTTCTCGTTGCAACTGGTGATTGCGGAATCCGCCGTCGCGCAGGAATCGACCGTGGTGCTCGAAGAAATCGTGGTCACCGCGCAAAAGCGGGAAGAGTCGCTCGCCGACGTGGGCATCGCCGTAGATGTAGTCAGCGGCGACCGGCTGCGCGAGGCCGGCGCCGTGTCGCTGATCGACGTTGCCCGCTACTCGCCGGGCCTCAACATCCAGACGCCGTTCGGAGAATTCGGCTATCCGCTGATCGCAATACGCGGCGTGAATACCGACGGATTCATCGAAACGCTGCCGCAGTCGACCGGCGTGTATGCCGACGGCGTATATGTATCGCAGCCGCCCATGCAGGCTTTCCGGCTGCTTGATCTCGAGCGAATGGAAGTGCTCAAGGGGCCGCAGGGAACCATTTACGGACGCAATACCATCGCAGGCGCGATCAATCTCATCTCGAAACGCCCCACGTTCGAGCCGGAAGGCTACGCGACGGTGGGATTCGGCCGCTACAGCCGGGCCTCGTTCGAGGGCGCCTACGGCGGACCCATTTCGGACACGGCCGCCGGGCGGTTTGCCGTGAAGATCCTTCGTCAGACCGACGGTCCCCTGACCAACATGCATCCCGACAGGGACGACGGCGGCGAGCTGGATCAGCTCATGGCCAGAGGCTCTCTGCTGTTCCGGCCCAGCGACGATGTCGAGGTTCTGGTCCGGGTCTATGCCGGGCGCGACGATTCGGACGTCTGGCCCTGGGCGACCATTCCGGCCGGGCAGGACACGGACGGCGACGGCATTCCGGACCAGGTCTGCCCCGAATACGCGCG
This sequence is a window from Gemmatimonadota bacterium. Protein-coding genes within it:
- a CDS encoding GntR family transcriptional regulator; its protein translation is MTPHRNAGKPRYAVLADELRDGIRAGKWVPGDLLPSEAQLCLKFGVSRGTVVKAIDVLLAEGLLQRRQGVGTFVSRPALHRSPGYLLGFSETVRRQGRVPSHRLVGQRQLDRSEALQYGCDEPALLLERTRLVDGFPWAIHTALIPMRIAAAVPALAGPDSRVADSDFSLYRTFDEAGLEIDHADETINVRLATEDEAGQLGTELPSAVMLVYRKSFDRRGNLIELIEAVYLQDCYTYDARLVRSNPLSVLYHEREPTDPRKSS